One genomic region from Argentina anserina chromosome 2, drPotAnse1.1, whole genome shotgun sequence encodes:
- the LOC126783844 gene encoding BURP domain-containing protein BNM2A-like: MTSYGAKEGIQEVEAPYITGYISAQGTKVTKEVEVPYLTGYRSAQGTKVTKEVEAPYITGYKSAQDTKVTKDVESPYITGYISAQGTKATKEVDAPYITGYRSAQGTKVTKEVEAPYITGYISAQGTKVTKEVEAPYITGYISAQGTKATKEVDAPYITRYRSAQGTKGHKGSRSSLHNRIHFRTRHQGHKGGRSALHNRAQKGTKEVDAPYITGYISKQDTKNCEHRKQVHPPSQNVVSGMESESPMGRHHHHDHMHSHSSSPMDHTEALKQGFFTFEDFYKGNTLPLNFPKQEHSRFLPKETADSIPFSTSQLPHLLQLFSTPRDSRDGKHMAWTLDQCELKPIKGETKFCATSLESMMDFVQQIIGSGVNFNILSTTHPETSTAITQKYTILDEPKQVLASKMVFCHPVPYPYAVFFCHHFENDTKFFKVSLGGENGDKVEAVAVCHMDTSDWDPDHDLFRLLGIKAGASSPVCHFFPANHLVWIPSSPPAATF; this comes from the exons ATGACTAGTTATGGAGCTAAAGAAGGCATACAAGAGGTTGAAGCTCCTTACATAACCGGATACATTTCCGCACAAGGCACCAAGGTCACAAAGGAAGTAGAAGTGCCTTACCTAACCGGATACAGATCCGCACAAGGCACCAAGGTCACAAAGGAAGTAGAAGCTCCTTACATAACGGGATACAAATCCGCACAAGACACGAAGGTCACGAAGGATGTAGAATCTCCTTACATAACCGGATACATTTCCGCACAAGGTACAAAGGCCACGAAGGAAGTAGATGCTCCTTACATAACCGGATACAGATCCGCACAAGGCACCAAGGTCACGAAGGAAGTAGAAGCTCCTTATATAACCGGATACATATCCGCACAAGGCACCAAGGTCACGAAGGAAGTTGAAGCTCCTTACATAACCGGATACATTTCCGCACAAGGCACAAAGGCCACGAAGGAAGTAGATGCTCCTTACATAACCAGATACAGATCCGCACAAGGCACCAAAGGTCACAAAGGAAGTAGAAGCTCCTTACATAACCGGATACATTTCCGCACAAGGCACCAAGGTCACAAAGGAGGTAGAAGCGCCTTACATAACAGG GCACAAAAGGGTACAAAAGAAGTAGATGCACCTTACATAACAGGATACATTTCTAAACAAGACACGAAGAACTGCGAACATCGGAAGCAAGTACACCCACCTTCCCAAAATGTGGTTTCTGGAATGGAGTCCGAGTCTCCAATGGGAcgacatcatcatcatgatcATATGCATTCACATTCATCTTCTCCCATGGATCACACTGAGGCGCTCAAGCAAGGGTTTTTCACTTTCGAGGATTTCTACAAAGGGAATACACTGCCACTCAACTTTCCCAAACAAGAGCATTCTCGTTTCTTGCCTAAAGAAACAGCCGATTCCattccattctcaacatcacAGCTCCCACACCTTCTCCAGCTCTTCTCTACCCCACGCGACTCTCGTGACGGAAAACACATGGCTTGGACACTCGACCAGTGCGAGCTCAAACCCATTAAGGGAGAGACTAAGTTCTGTGCTACTTCCCTAGAATCTATGATGGACTTTGTTCAGCAAATCATTGGTTCAGGGGTGAACTTCAACATTCTCTCTACCACCCACCCAGAAACCTCTACTGCCATCACACAGAAGTACACTATCTTGGATGAGCCCAAACAAGTCTTGGCTTCAAAAATGGTCTTTTGCCACCCCGTGCCTTATCCTTATGCTGTTTTCTTCTGCCACCACTTTGAGAACGACACCAAGTTCTTCAAGGTTTCACTGGGAGGCGAGAATGGAGATAAGGTGGAAGCTGTAGCTGTCTGTCACATGGACACTTCTGATTGGGACCCTGACCATGATTTGTTTCGGTTGTTGGGAATCAAAGCCGGTGCTTCTTCACCAGTTTGCCATTTTTTTCCTGCAAATCATCTAGTTTGGATTCCTTCGTCACCACCAGCAGCAACCTTCTAA